In Thermodesulforhabdus norvegica, a single window of DNA contains:
- a CDS encoding lactate racemase domain-containing protein has translation MGYPEFRKVRQIFRSESIKDPVGELRRQLKSLDLHGRVRPGQSVAIGVGSRGVARIVDMVKEVVAFLKELGLKPYVTPAMGSHGAATAEGQADVLRNLGIKEDVVGAPIVASMDVVCLGELDSGARVYFARDALDADHLVVINRVKPHTAFRSDVESGLCKMLAVGLGRQKGASYMHKFQLGKTIVPAARLILSKVSVLFGVAVVENERHELYRLKVAGPEEFVDVDRALLLDAWEVFPRIPVDDLDTLIIDRMGKDISGAGMDPNVIGFWRREGGERKPDYRTVIVLDLTPASHGNATGIGMADIVPRRLIDKVDWNATYTNARTSRVLRSARMPLVVDSDKEAFELALDMVPDPHRIRMVRIKNTLELETFWATEPVVAELQGLPNIVVENRSFVPEFDEELRLIPFE, from the coding sequence ATGGGTTATCCTGAATTTCGTAAGGTGAGACAGATTTTCAGGTCCGAGTCCATAAAGGATCCTGTAGGCGAGCTGAGACGGCAGCTTAAGAGTCTGGATCTGCACGGCCGTGTACGTCCCGGCCAGAGTGTGGCCATTGGTGTCGGATCCCGTGGCGTTGCCCGTATTGTTGATATGGTGAAAGAAGTGGTGGCTTTTCTCAAAGAACTGGGTCTTAAGCCCTACGTAACGCCGGCCATGGGATCTCACGGTGCTGCTACTGCCGAGGGACAGGCAGATGTGTTGAGAAATCTGGGTATCAAAGAAGATGTGGTAGGTGCTCCGATAGTTGCCAGCATGGATGTAGTCTGTCTGGGGGAGCTGGATTCGGGGGCAAGGGTCTATTTTGCCAGAGATGCCCTTGATGCCGATCACCTCGTCGTTATCAACAGGGTCAAACCCCACACGGCCTTTCGCTCCGATGTGGAATCGGGGCTTTGTAAAATGCTTGCCGTGGGTCTGGGCAGGCAAAAGGGAGCCTCTTATATGCACAAGTTTCAGCTGGGCAAGACCATAGTTCCGGCCGCAAGGCTTATCCTGAGTAAAGTCTCCGTGCTTTTCGGTGTGGCCGTCGTGGAGAATGAGCGGCACGAGCTTTACAGGCTAAAGGTTGCCGGCCCGGAGGAATTCGTGGATGTGGACAGGGCGCTACTCCTTGATGCCTGGGAGGTATTCCCCCGAATTCCCGTGGACGATCTCGATACGCTTATTATCGACCGCATGGGCAAGGACATAAGCGGTGCCGGAATGGACCCCAACGTTATAGGTTTCTGGAGAAGGGAAGGCGGCGAGAGAAAGCCGGATTACAGAACCGTTATCGTTCTGGATCTCACGCCGGCGTCCCACGGGAATGCTACCGGAATCGGCATGGCCGACATTGTTCCCAGAAGACTGATAGATAAGGTCGATTGGAACGCAACCTACACGAACGCCAGAACATCAAGGGTTTTGAGATCCGCCCGAATGCCTCTCGTGGTGGATAGCGATAAGGAGGCCTTTGAGCTGGCTCTGGACATGGTGCCTGACCCTCACAGGATCCGTATGGTTCGAATCAAGAACACACTGGAGCTGGAGACTTTCTGGGCTACTGAACCCGTCGTTGCGGAGTTACAGGGGCTGCCCAACATCGTGGTCGAAAATCGATCCTTCGTTCCCGAGTTTGATGAAGAATTGCGGCTAATTCCTTTCGAATAA